A genomic stretch from Komagataeibacter xylinus includes:
- the ribD gene encoding bifunctional diaminohydroxyphosphoribosylaminopyrimidine deaminase/5-amino-6-(5-phosphoribosylamino)uracil reductase RibD → MPPAIAHAFRAAVDEAARHVGATAPNPPVGCAILDGEGTILATGGHHRAGTPHAEVQAINQCRERGLLARAHTAVVTLEPCNHTGRTGPCSLALLATPIRTVWIGVCDPNPHVEGGGADTLRQRGCKVHVLQPAGQQAAMQALCRSLLAPFTHFMRTGQPWITVKQALDAHGSMVPPAGQTTFTTAASLDLAHRLRRATDAVITATGTINADRPGLDVRRVPDHPNRAPRILAICTRTGEVDEAYLTAARNRGFEIRVCTDIAALPDMLGQAGVTWAMVEAGPKLLAEIDARGLWHDWLTITTGPDGTDQYGVRVREGDVTPLRLFPELAAA, encoded by the coding sequence CTGCCGCCTGCCATTGCTCACGCCTTTCGCGCGGCGGTGGATGAAGCCGCGCGCCATGTGGGCGCCACCGCTCCCAATCCGCCCGTAGGCTGCGCCATCCTTGACGGCGAAGGCACCATCCTCGCCACCGGCGGCCACCACCGCGCGGGCACGCCCCATGCCGAGGTGCAGGCCATCAACCAGTGCCGCGAGCGCGGTCTGCTCGCACGCGCGCATACGGCGGTCGTCACCCTTGAGCCATGCAACCACACCGGGCGCACCGGGCCGTGCTCGCTCGCACTCCTCGCAACACCCATCCGCACCGTATGGATTGGCGTGTGCGACCCCAACCCGCATGTGGAAGGCGGCGGGGCCGACACGCTGCGCCAGCGCGGCTGCAAGGTGCATGTGCTTCAGCCCGCAGGCCAGCAGGCCGCCATGCAGGCGCTGTGCCGCAGCCTGCTTGCGCCCTTCACCCATTTCATGCGCACCGGCCAGCCGTGGATCACGGTCAAGCAGGCGCTCGATGCCCATGGCTCCATGGTGCCGCCCGCGGGCCAGACCACCTTCACCACCGCTGCCTCGCTCGACCTGGCGCACCGCCTGCGCCGGGCAACCGATGCGGTGATTACCGCTACCGGCACCATAAACGCCGACCGCCCCGGCCTTGACGTGCGCCGTGTGCCCGACCATCCGAACCGTGCGCCGCGCATCCTCGCCATCTGCACGCGCACGGGCGAGGTGGATGAGGCCTACCTCACCGCCGCGCGCAATCGGGGCTTTGAAATACGGGTCTGCACCGACATCGCCGCCCTGCCCGACATGCTCGGCCAGGCAGGTGTTACGTGGGCAATGGTGGAGGCCGGCCCGAAACTGCTGGCCGAAATCGACGCCCGCGGGCTGTGGCATGACTGGCTGACCATAACCACAGGCCCCGATGGCACGGACCAATACGGCGTGCGTGTGCGCGAAGGCGACGTCACACCGCTGCGCCTGTTCCCCGAACTTGCCGCCGCATAA
- a CDS encoding MIP/aquaporin family protein — protein sequence MTAPRQPGSPPQEDRPLAGAPHPDHPLHWKLYACEMVATTVLMLCGIVSVAVLTTPYTPIGRALAPHPLAQTALCGLFFGLSGTVAAFTPFGRVSGAHVSPSVSLAFSLAGRLGVIDLCGYITAQMTGACLATVLLAGLGHVLPVWGQMAQASAYAATIPFPHVSVLWPLVTELVLTVLLVLMICALAAHPTLKWLTPWAGGLFFLACNPISAWLSGNSSNLARSFGPALIAGQWQSFWIYALGPFMGAALAIAIIRSRLLGRIEVEEARLVNFGHHGRIPSLLHPGRHRQDREQDTF from the coding sequence ATGACCGCACCCCGGCAGCCCGGCTCCCCACCCCAGGAGGACCGGCCCCTTGCCGGCGCACCCCACCCCGACCACCCGCTGCACTGGAAGCTGTATGCGTGCGAAATGGTGGCGACAACGGTGCTCATGCTGTGCGGGATCGTGTCGGTTGCGGTGCTGACCACGCCCTATACTCCCATTGGCCGCGCGCTCGCGCCACACCCGCTGGCGCAGACCGCGCTGTGCGGGCTGTTCTTTGGCCTGTCGGGCACGGTGGCGGCGTTCACGCCGTTCGGGCGGGTCAGCGGGGCGCATGTCAGTCCATCGGTGTCACTGGCGTTCAGCCTTGCGGGCAGGCTGGGCGTGATCGACCTGTGCGGCTACATCACAGCCCAGATGACCGGCGCCTGCCTGGCCACCGTGCTGCTGGCGGGGCTGGGCCATGTCCTGCCGGTATGGGGGCAGATGGCGCAGGCCTCGGCCTATGCCGCCACCATCCCGTTCCCGCATGTATCGGTGCTGTGGCCCCTGGTGACGGAACTGGTGCTGACCGTGCTGCTGGTGCTGATGATCTGCGCCCTTGCCGCCCACCCCACGCTGAAATGGCTTACGCCATGGGCGGGCGGCCTGTTTTTTCTGGCGTGCAACCCCATCTCGGCCTGGCTGTCGGGCAACAGTTCCAACCTTGCGCGCAGCTTTGGCCCGGCGCTGATTGCAGGGCAGTGGCAGTCTTTCTGGATCTATGCGCTCGGACCTTTCATGGGGGCGGCGCTGGCCATCGCCATCATCCGCTCGCGCCTGCTCGGCCGCATCGAGGTGGAAGAGGCGCGGCTGGTCAATTTCGGCCATCATGGCCGTATTCCCTCGCTGCTCCATCCCGGCCGTCACAGGCAGGACCGCGAACAGGACACATTCTAG
- a CDS encoding DUF3126 family protein — MGAMSSSELSRLQVCLRRLLGSPGLTVNAPPRAGLSVELAVNGEVVGTVHRDEDEGEVSYAIHMTVLEEDLPPAK, encoded by the coding sequence ATGGGTGCCATGTCCTCTTCCGAACTTTCGCGTCTTCAGGTCTGCCTGCGCCGTCTGCTGGGCTCGCCGGGGCTTACCGTCAATGCACCGCCGCGTGCCGGGCTGTCGGTTGAACTCGCGGTCAATGGTGAAGTGGTGGGTACCGTCCATCGCGATGAAGACGAGGGCGAAGTGTCCTACGCCATCCACATGACCGTGCTCGAAGAAGACCTTCCCCCCGCAAAGTAA
- a CDS encoding DUF2939 domain-containing protein codes for MSYLSRMEIPGNLSILRRQQARWVCAGTLAAATTLYAASPFCTLWSITSAIRTHDMSSLNTCLKWESVRNGLKTQVVDDLIGPPVADDELPAFGSSFASSAASNAIDEEVRPDKLGMLVDHLMPHEQKPASAGTMLGLLWRVHAHFTHPGVFEASVLMPGHENETPLRLQMRIHAFQWKIHRIDLPAHPPQPLVEASAGPVPRPLTQP; via the coding sequence ATGTCTTATCTTTCCCGCATGGAAATTCCTGGCAACCTGTCCATCCTGCGCCGCCAGCAGGCGCGGTGGGTGTGCGCGGGTACGCTGGCCGCCGCCACCACGCTGTACGCGGCCTCGCCCTTCTGCACATTATGGTCCATCACATCAGCCATCCGCACGCATGACATGAGCAGCCTCAACACCTGCCTCAAATGGGAATCGGTGCGCAACGGGCTCAAGACGCAGGTGGTCGATGACCTGATCGGCCCGCCCGTGGCTGATGATGAACTGCCTGCCTTCGGGTCATCCTTCGCCTCATCCGCCGCATCAAACGCGATTGACGAGGAAGTGCGCCCAGACAAGCTGGGCATGCTGGTCGATCATCTGATGCCGCATGAGCAGAAACCCGCCTCGGCGGGCACGATGCTGGGCCTGCTGTGGCGCGTGCATGCACATTTCACCCATCCGGGCGTGTTCGAGGCGAGTGTTCTCATGCCCGGCCATGAGAACGAGACCCCGCTGCGGCTGCAGATGCGCATTCATGCCTTCCAGTGGAAGATCCACCGAATCGACCTGCCCGCGCACCCTCCGCAGCCCCTTGTCGAGGCATCGGCAGGCCCCGTGCCCCGGCCGCTGACGCAGCCCTAG
- a CDS encoding molybdopterin-synthase adenylyltransferase MoeB → MNFSDEEIQRYARHILLPEVGGTGQEALKNANVLVIGAGGLGSPVALYLAAAGVGRIGLVDDDVVDLSNLQRQIAHVTDRIGQLKVESAAIAMRAINPGTRVDCHNVRLTADNARALVRQYDLVCDGSDNFATRYLVADACALEERTLVSAAVLRFEGQLSTFRSGGPCYRCLYPEAPPAGTVPSCAEAGVFGAVTGVMGTLQATEALKEILGIGESLSGRLLVWDALAMRFHTITLPPDPDCALCGAHPTIHDLSAHDGPAPALCGVPEGAAP, encoded by the coding sequence ATGAATTTTTCCGACGAGGAGATCCAGCGCTACGCGCGCCACATCCTCCTGCCCGAGGTCGGTGGTACGGGGCAGGAAGCGTTGAAAAACGCCAATGTTCTGGTCATTGGCGCAGGCGGGCTGGGCTCGCCGGTGGCCCTTTATCTGGCCGCCGCCGGGGTGGGCCGCATCGGGCTGGTCGATGATGACGTGGTGGACCTGTCAAACCTGCAACGCCAGATCGCGCATGTGACCGACCGCATCGGGCAGCTCAAGGTCGAGTCGGCAGCCATCGCCATGCGCGCGATCAATCCGGGAACACGGGTGGATTGTCATAACGTGCGGCTTACGGCTGATAACGCCCGCGCGCTGGTGCGGCAATATGACCTGGTGTGCGATGGCAGCGACAATTTCGCCACCCGCTACCTCGTGGCCGATGCCTGCGCGCTGGAGGAGCGCACCCTCGTCTCCGCCGCCGTGCTGCGTTTTGAGGGGCAGCTTTCCACCTTCCGCTCCGGCGGGCCGTGCTATCGCTGCCTCTACCCCGAGGCCCCGCCCGCAGGCACCGTGCCGTCCTGCGCGGAGGCCGGCGTGTTCGGCGCCGTGACGGGCGTGATGGGCACGCTTCAGGCTACCGAGGCGCTGAAGGAAATCCTCGGTATAGGCGAGAGCCTGTCCGGCCGCCTGCTGGTGTGGGATGCGCTGGCCATGCGCTTCCACACCATTACCCTGCCGCCCGATCCTGACTGCGCCCTGTGTGGCGCGCACCCCACCATCCACGACCTTTCGGCCCATGACGGTCCGGCACCCGCCCTGTGTGGCGTGCCCGAAGGGGCTGCACCATGA
- a CDS encoding DsrE family protein, producing the protein MMRDDGALAILLYDGAYARAHYAFVVAAGALAIGRPVILFAAGRGVHALARDWRGLHDAADDAGVRARGVAGMDTLREATIELDATLMVCEAALKLCDLAPGQLLDGVQVAGIPTFLEAARGRQIITL; encoded by the coding sequence ATGATGCGCGATGACGGGGCTCTGGCCATCCTGCTCTATGATGGCGCCTATGCCCGCGCGCATTATGCCTTTGTGGTGGCGGCGGGCGCGCTGGCCATTGGCCGCCCGGTCATCCTGTTCGCGGCGGGGCGCGGGGTGCATGCGCTGGCGCGTGACTGGCGCGGCCTGCATGATGCGGCAGATGATGCGGGGGTGCGCGCGCGTGGTGTTGCAGGCATGGACACGCTGCGCGAAGCCACGATTGAACTTGATGCGACGCTCATGGTGTGCGAGGCCGCGCTGAAACTGTGCGATCTTGCGCCCGGGCAACTGCTCGATGGCGTGCAGGTGGCCGGTATTCCCACTTTTCTCGAAGCCGCCAGGGGGCGGCAGATCATAACCCTTTAA
- a CDS encoding SH3 domain-containing protein — MAQCVRHEFLARVASRPLVRGTRRWGYLAACVAVLGMEAGPVQAATPTAHYHAHAAADKAATSLGHAHVHGAKAAKTAEKKAEKTAHAAARHHHAAAVAAGVGAGAVAGAGVAAASAAHPATATPPAAPPDASALAPVDNTKGSVTGLPLPRFAAFRADEVNLRTGPGQRYPIDWVYHRRGLPVKIEREFDVWRLVEDSDGQKGWVHQATLVGTRTFVIPGLPPQGDAQQAGQPTAKETDVIGRADTRIVGHVTDVADAADIKGAVMLHADANTSSAVVAVLRPGVVGTLRQCQAGTPWCKVSVKQYSGWIERSAMWGLLPQEVIAPS; from the coding sequence ATGGCGCAGTGCGTGCGGCATGAATTCCTTGCGCGGGTGGCCAGCAGGCCGCTAGTGCGTGGCACCCGGCGGTGGGGGTATCTGGCGGCCTGCGTGGCGGTGCTGGGCATGGAGGCAGGGCCCGTGCAGGCCGCGACGCCCACGGCCCACTATCACGCCCATGCGGCTGCGGACAAGGCTGCCACCAGCCTTGGCCATGCCCATGTGCATGGAGCCAAGGCAGCAAAAACGGCGGAAAAAAAGGCTGAAAAAACCGCCCACGCGGCAGCCCGCCACCACCATGCGGCAGCGGTGGCCGCCGGTGTGGGTGCAGGCGCCGTGGCAGGCGCGGGGGTTGCGGCGGCCAGCGCAGCCCATCCGGCCACCGCCACACCGCCCGCCGCCCCGCCCGATGCCTCGGCACTCGCGCCCGTTGATAACACCAAGGGCAGCGTGACCGGCCTGCCCCTGCCGCGCTTTGCCGCCTTCCGTGCCGATGAGGTCAACCTGCGTACCGGGCCGGGGCAGCGCTACCCCATTGACTGGGTGTACCACCGCCGGGGCCTGCCGGTAAAAATCGAGCGCGAGTTCGATGTGTGGCGCCTCGTCGAGGATTCGGACGGGCAGAAGGGCTGGGTCCATCAGGCAACCCTGGTGGGAACCCGCACGTTTGTCATACCGGGACTGCCCCCCCAGGGTGATGCCCAGCAGGCGGGCCAGCCCACCGCCAAGGAGACCGACGTGATTGGCCGGGCTGATACCCGCATCGTGGGCCATGTGACGGATGTGGCTGATGCGGCGGATATCAAGGGTGCGGTCATGCTGCATGCGGATGCCAACACATCATCCGCCGTGGTGGCCGTGCTGCGCCCCGGCGTGGTGGGCACGCTGCGCCAGTGCCAGGCGGGCACGCCATGGTGCAAGGTCTCGGTCAAGCAGTACAGTGGCTGGATCGAACGCAGTGCCATGTGGGGGCTGTTGCCGCAGGAGGTCATAGCCCCCTCCTGA
- the pyk gene encoding pyruvate kinase has translation MPDTPYRAMRRTKIVSTLGPATTDHATIRALAVAGVDVFRLNFSHGTHEDHAARHAVIRDVEAELGRPIGILADVQGPKLRVGNFASGRVQLTPGASFRLDLDGAPGNEKRVNLPHPEIIAAAQVGSTLLLDDGKLALRVCERGPDFLLTEVVVGGPLSDHKGVNVPDVVLPIPALTDKDRVDMAFALDLGIEYVGLSFVQRPEDVREARALAGGRAWIMTKLEKPQAMDNLHEIIALSDAVMVARGDLGVELPPERVPLAQKRIIRIARQLGRPVVVATQMLESMIHAPTPTRAEASDVATAVFDGADAVMLSAETAVGSYPREAVAIMDRIVRRVEEDEVWRTQMETSSPEPDHSVAGAIAAATRQVAATVDAAAIVAFTLSGRTALRIARERPTCPILGLTPNDEIARRLAVAWGVQAISVGQETPVHTVESVVDQALAVAKGDGYGAAGDAVVIVAGLPFGVAGSTNTLRVATLT, from the coding sequence ATGCCGGATACACCCTACCGTGCCATGCGCCGGACCAAGATCGTCTCGACCCTTGGCCCGGCCACGACCGACCATGCCACCATCCGCGCGCTGGCCGTGGCGGGGGTGGATGTCTTCCGGCTCAATTTCTCCCACGGCACCCATGAAGATCACGCCGCCCGTCATGCGGTCATCCGTGATGTGGAGGCCGAGCTTGGCCGCCCCATCGGCATTCTGGCCGATGTGCAGGGCCCCAAGCTGCGGGTGGGCAATTTCGCCAGTGGCCGGGTGCAGCTGACGCCGGGCGCATCCTTCCGGCTCGATCTTGACGGGGCACCGGGCAACGAAAAGCGCGTGAACCTGCCCCACCCCGAAATCATTGCGGCAGCGCAGGTGGGCAGCACGCTGCTGCTTGATGATGGCAAGCTCGCCCTGCGCGTGTGCGAACGCGGCCCCGACTTCCTGCTGACCGAGGTTGTGGTGGGCGGCCCGCTTTCTGACCACAAGGGCGTGAACGTGCCCGATGTGGTGCTGCCCATTCCCGCCCTGACCGACAAGGATAGGGTGGACATGGCGTTTGCCCTTGATCTGGGCATTGAATATGTCGGGCTGTCGTTCGTGCAGCGGCCGGAGGATGTCCGCGAGGCCCGTGCGCTGGCTGGTGGCCGGGCGTGGATCATGACCAAGCTCGAGAAACCGCAGGCGATGGACAACCTGCACGAGATCATAGCCCTGTCGGATGCGGTGATGGTGGCGCGTGGCGACCTGGGCGTGGAACTGCCACCCGAGCGCGTGCCGCTGGCGCAAAAGCGCATCATCCGTATCGCCCGCCAGCTTGGCCGCCCCGTGGTGGTGGCGACCCAGATGCTCGAAAGCATGATCCACGCGCCCACCCCCACCCGTGCCGAGGCCTCCGACGTGGCGACGGCGGTGTTCGATGGTGCCGATGCGGTCATGCTCTCGGCCGAGACGGCGGTGGGTTCCTACCCGCGCGAGGCGGTGGCGATCATGGACCGCATCGTGCGCCGTGTTGAGGAGGATGAAGTCTGGCGCACCCAGATGGAAACCTCCAGCCCCGAGCCGGACCACAGTGTTGCGGGTGCGATTGCCGCGGCGACCCGGCAGGTCGCCGCCACGGTTGATGCCGCCGCCATCGTGGCCTTTACCCTGTCGGGCCGGACGGCGCTGCGCATTGCGCGTGAGCGACCGACCTGCCCCATCCTTGGCCTGACCCCCAATGATGAGATTGCCCGCAGGCTGGCGGTGGCCTGGGGCGTGCAGGCGATCTCGGTCGGGCAGGAAACCCCGGTCCATACCGTGGAAAGTGTGGTGGATCAGGCGCTGGCCGTGGCCAAGGGTGATGGCTATGGCGCCGCGGGCGATGCGGTGGTGATCGTGGCCGGGCTGCCTTTTGGGGTAGCGGGCAGCACCAATACGTTGCGGGTCGCCACGCTGACCTGA
- a CDS encoding prephenate dehydrogenase/arogenate dehydrogenase family protein, protein MTDKPAPLFDTLVIIGPGLIGSSILRRAHEDRRIARRLVACDISPAVRARVAELGIADDVEADLATAVRDADCVIICVPVGAIAMVAAQVLPAMKKGAILSEVGSVKVTVMEAMAPLLTAYPDIAFVPAHPMAGTEFSGPDAGFATLFEDRWCLLTPPAGTPATALARITTLWEMMGARVRDMTVEHHDRVCAIVSHLPHLLAFTICGTADDLADETRSEVLDFAASGFRDFTRIAASDPTMWRDIFLNNREALLDMLDRFIADAQAMGQAIRTGNEDVIVSRIQRGRAIRRSLIENRQA, encoded by the coding sequence ATGACGGACAAGCCCGCCCCCCTGTTCGATACGCTGGTCATTATCGGCCCCGGCCTGATCGGCTCCTCCATCCTGCGCCGCGCGCATGAGGACAGGCGCATCGCGCGCAGGCTGGTCGCGTGCGACATCAGCCCCGCCGTGCGCGCCCGCGTGGCGGAACTGGGCATTGCCGATGACGTCGAGGCCGATCTGGCAACGGCCGTGCGCGATGCGGACTGCGTGATCATCTGCGTGCCGGTGGGCGCGATTGCCATGGTCGCAGCACAGGTCCTGCCCGCCATGAAAAAAGGCGCGATCCTGAGCGAGGTCGGCTCGGTCAAGGTCACGGTAATGGAGGCCATGGCGCCGCTGCTGACGGCCTATCCCGACATTGCCTTCGTGCCCGCGCATCCGATGGCGGGCACGGAGTTTTCCGGCCCTGATGCCGGTTTCGCCACCCTGTTCGAGGACCGGTGGTGCCTGCTCACGCCGCCTGCGGGCACGCCCGCCACAGCCCTCGCCCGCATCACGACCCTGTGGGAGATGATGGGGGCCCGCGTGCGCGACATGACGGTGGAGCACCATGACCGGGTGTGCGCCATTGTCAGCCACCTGCCGCACCTGCTGGCCTTTACCATATGCGGCACGGCAGATGATCTGGCGGATGAAACGCGCTCGGAAGTGCTGGATTTCGCGGCTTCGGGCTTCCGTGACTTCACGCGCATCGCGGCATCGGACCCGACGATGTGGCGCGACATCTTTCTCAACAACCGCGAGGCGCTGCTCGATATGCTCGACCGCTTCATTGCCGATGCGCAGGCCATGGGCCAGGCCATCCGCACCGGCAACGAGGATGTGATTGTCAGCCGCATCCAGCGCGGGCGCGCCATCCGCCGCAGCCTGATCGAGAACCGGCAGGCCTGA
- a CDS encoding lysylphosphatidylglycerol synthase domain-containing protein codes for MRKLTILLALLGLALLTGCTAWFGAGSVMKAIVSIGVVGFMATVVAQLAVDAILGLAWHAACRDIPFVQLVVSRMIRDAAASCLPFSQLGGMVLGIRATCSSDLFAPRGKGRAIDGSEAACANLVDITTEVMGQILFILTAVLCLVAHQQSSPFARPVIIGLVLLTMGIAGFVYTQRRGGDLLKRAGKMLGNNMAAQWQDAMVSSADSIQERFDAIWSHPRRIMEGALLHYVGWLGSAATIWVAYYFLGAHLSFGGAVAIEGVACGIMSVSFLVPAGLGVQEAAYITLGSAFGIAPSISLGLSLLRRGRELVIGIPMLLLWQAMEMRALRHKAPAQPEEAPATVPARKPAKPPQD; via the coding sequence TTGAGAAAGCTCACAATCCTGCTGGCCCTCCTCGGCCTGGCCCTGCTGACTGGCTGCACCGCCTGGTTCGGAGCCGGATCGGTGATGAAGGCCATCGTCTCCATCGGGGTGGTCGGGTTCATGGCGACCGTGGTGGCACAGCTTGCAGTCGATGCAATACTGGGTCTTGCCTGGCACGCGGCTTGCCGGGACATTCCCTTCGTGCAGCTGGTGGTGTCGCGCATGATCCGCGATGCAGCCGCGTCATGCCTGCCGTTCTCGCAGCTTGGCGGCATGGTGCTCGGCATCCGCGCCACCTGCTCGAGCGACCTGTTCGCGCCGCGCGGCAAGGGCCGCGCCATAGATGGCAGCGAGGCGGCCTGCGCAAACCTTGTCGACATCACCACCGAGGTAATGGGCCAGATCCTGTTCATCCTGACTGCCGTGCTGTGCCTCGTGGCCCACCAGCAGTCCAGCCCGTTCGCGCGCCCGGTCATCATCGGGCTCGTGCTGCTGACCATGGGTATTGCGGGCTTCGTCTATACCCAGCGCCGGGGTGGCGACCTGCTCAAGCGCGCGGGCAAGATGCTGGGCAACAACATGGCCGCCCAGTGGCAGGATGCGATGGTGAGCAGCGCTGACAGCATACAGGAGCGTTTCGACGCCATCTGGTCGCACCCGCGCCGCATCATGGAGGGCGCGCTGCTCCATTACGTGGGCTGGCTGGGCAGCGCTGCCACGATCTGGGTGGCCTATTACTTCCTGGGCGCGCATCTGAGCTTTGGGGGGGCGGTTGCGATCGAGGGCGTTGCGTGCGGCATCATGTCCGTCTCGTTCCTCGTACCCGCGGGCCTTGGCGTGCAGGAAGCAGCCTACATTACCCTTGGCTCGGCCTTTGGCATTGCGCCGTCCATCTCGCTGGGGCTGTCACTGCTGCGGCGTGGTCGGGAGCTGGTCATCGGCATTCCCATGCTGCTTTTGTGGCAGGCCATGGAAATGCGGGCCCTGCGCCACAAGGCCCCCGCACAGCCGGAAGAAGCGCCCGCCACCGTGCCCGCACGCAAACCTGCCAAGCCGCCGCAGGACTGA
- the hpnA gene encoding hopanoid-associated sugar epimerase gives MTAPTLVTGATGFVGSAVARNLVERGHTLRLMVRKGSDLTNLRDLPAELVEGDLSTPESFDAAVKGCRYVFHVAADYRLWVPDPVPMMVANVEGTRGLMLAAQKAGVERIVYCSSVAALGLIGDGTISDEETPVHEHGVIGIYKRSKYRAEQEVLRLVHERALPAVIVNPSTPVGPRDIKPTPTGQMILDCAAGRMPAYVDTGVNIVHVDDVAEGHALALERGRIGEKYILGGQNYLLRDLFAMTAEIAGVAPPRISLPQAVIWPVAVASEWLSRAFGIAPRVTREMLAMSHKKMFFSSDKAIRELGYAPRPAREAVTDAIDWFRQHGMLD, from the coding sequence ATGACTGCCCCAACCCTTGTAACCGGTGCGACCGGTTTTGTCGGCTCGGCCGTTGCCCGCAATCTGGTGGAGCGTGGCCATACGCTCAGGCTCATGGTGCGCAAAGGCAGCGACCTGACCAACCTGCGCGATCTGCCCGCAGAACTGGTGGAAGGCGATCTCTCCACCCCCGAAAGCTTCGATGCCGCCGTAAAAGGCTGCCGTTACGTGTTCCATGTCGCGGCGGATTACCGGCTGTGGGTGCCCGACCCGGTGCCGATGATGGTCGCCAATGTGGAAGGTACGCGCGGCCTGATGCTGGCGGCGCAGAAGGCGGGGGTCGAGCGGATTGTGTACTGCTCCTCGGTTGCGGCGCTGGGGCTGATTGGCGATGGCACCATCTCCGATGAGGAAACGCCGGTGCATGAACATGGCGTGATCGGCATCTACAAGCGCTCCAAATACCGCGCCGAGCAGGAAGTGCTGCGCCTGGTGCACGAGCGCGCGCTGCCCGCCGTGATCGTGAACCCCTCCACCCCCGTTGGCCCGCGCGACATCAAGCCCACGCCCACGGGCCAGATGATCCTGGACTGCGCGGCGGGCCGCATGCCGGCCTATGTCGATACCGGCGTGAACATCGTGCATGTGGATGACGTGGCCGAGGGTCACGCCCTGGCGCTCGAGCGCGGGCGCATTGGCGAGAAATACATTCTGGGCGGGCAGAACTACCTGCTGCGCGACCTGTTCGCCATGACTGCCGAGATTGCGGGTGTGGCGCCGCCGCGCATCAGCCTGCCGCAGGCGGTGATCTGGCCGGTGGCGGTGGCGAGCGAATGGCTGTCCCGCGCTTTTGGCATTGCGCCCCGCGTCACGCGCGAGATGCTGGCCATGTCGCACAAGAAGATGTTCTTCTCATCGGACAAGGCGATCCGTGAACTCGGCTATGCCCCGCGCCCCGCGCGGGAGGCGGTGACGGACGCAATCGACTGGTTCCGCCAGCACGGCATGCTGGATTGA
- a CDS encoding glycosyltransferase — protein MLLLPLSILTVVIWLGLIFCHGRFWQAGPVLAPVAGQKLDAATCPDVCVVVPARDEAPSVAACIGSLLAQDYPGALRVVLVDDNSTDGTGRLARAVPDPHRRLTVVTGKARPAGWSGKLWAVAQGVARARELAPDSGGFVLLTDADIIHDPRHVSTLVAKAQSGGLDQVSEMVELNCASPAERMLVPAFVFFFALLYPFASVNNPRSRVAGAAGGTVLVRWSALARIGGIESLRGALIDDCTLAAHVKHSGGRIYLGHSCLARSIRPYPHPSDIWRMVARTAYVQLGYSPFLLAGTVIGMVLVWMLPLQLALFTHGLPCLLGAGAWVLSMASYTPTLRRFGQSPAWAVLLPVIAGFYTLATIGSALDHHRGRGVVWKSRAYTEPDGAISTHMRSEGTATVMNRTMGDDVG, from the coding sequence ATGCTTCTGCTTCCCCTTTCCATTCTGACAGTTGTCATCTGGCTCGGGCTTATTTTCTGTCATGGCCGCTTCTGGCAGGCGGGGCCGGTGCTCGCTCCGGTGGCAGGCCAGAAGCTTGACGCCGCTACCTGCCCCGATGTGTGCGTGGTGGTGCCTGCGCGTGATGAGGCGCCATCGGTCGCGGCGTGCATCGGCTCGCTGCTGGCACAGGATTATCCTGGCGCGCTGCGTGTCGTGCTGGTTGATGACAACAGCACCGATGGCACGGGGCGGCTGGCGCGCGCCGTGCCCGACCCGCACAGGCGGCTGACCGTGGTTACGGGCAAGGCGCGGCCTGCGGGGTGGAGCGGCAAGCTGTGGGCGGTGGCCCAGGGTGTGGCCCGCGCGCGTGAACTCGCACCTGATTCCGGCGGTTTCGTGCTGCTGACCGATGCCGACATCATCCACGACCCGCGCCATGTCTCGACCCTTGTGGCCAAGGCGCAGTCAGGCGGGCTCGATCAGGTATCGGAGATGGTGGAGCTGAACTGCGCCAGCCCCGCCGAGCGCATGCTGGTGCCAGCTTTCGTTTTCTTTTTTGCCCTGCTCTACCCGTTTGCCAGCGTGAACAACCCGCGCAGCCGGGTGGCGGGGGCGGCAGGCGGCACGGTGCTGGTGCGCTGGAGTGCCTTGGCGCGCATTGGCGGCATCGAGAGCCTGCGCGGCGCGCTGATCGATGACTGCACGCTGGCCGCCCACGTCAAGCATAGCGGAGGGCGGATCTATCTGGGCCATAGCTGCCTGGCCAGATCCATCCGGCCCTATCCGCATCCATCCGACATCTGGCGCATGGTGGCGCGCACGGCCTATGTGCAGCTTGGCTATTCGCCTTTCCTGCTCGCGGGCACGGTTATCGGTATGGTGCTGGTATGGATGCTGCCGCTGCAGCTTGCGCTGTTCACCCATGGGCTGCCCTGCCTGCTTGGCGCAGGGGCTTGGGTGCTGTCCATGGCATCCTACACGCCCACGCTGCGCCGGTTTGGCCAGTCGCCGGCCTGGGCAGTGTTGCTGCCGGTCATTGCGGGGTTCTATACGCTGGCCACCATCGGCTCGGCGCTCGATCACCATCGGGGGCGGGGCGTGGTCTGGAAAAGCCGCGCCTATACCGAACCGGATGGTGCGATCTCGACACATATGCGCAGCGAAGGTACTGCTACGGTAATGAACCGCACCATGGGGGATGACGTAGGGTGA